TTTTGATACTTTACATTATAAAAGTTAAAGACACAGATGAGTTTGACAGTGTTGCAGCCTACGCCATAAGCTTTCCGAAAATAAACAACAGCGATCTCTGTAGCAATAATAGAAAAGGATTGTATAAAGTCAATCAGAGATGGTGGGAAGAGTATATCAAGCCTTCATGGGATGAATTGGAAGAAGTAACCGAAGATGAAGAATGATCCATGGTCAAATATAAATCCGTCTGCCACTGACAATAGGCTCAGTGGAATACTTGCGGACAAAAGCAATATTCTTGAGTTCTACTGGGCAAAAGACACTTTTGGCAATCTGCTGTTTGTTCTGTCTGCACCATCGGAAATCATACCAAATGCCAAAATTCCAAAACTTCAGGGAATTGATATAGCTATCGGAAAATATGGGAGAAACAATCAGCTGATATTCTCCCTCGAATCAAAAGAGTATAAAGATATATTTTATACACTGTGTATGGATCTCATCTCATCCACAAAAGTACTGCATGATGAAGAATATGCGGTTAATACGGTTTTGTATAGGCTTGACAAGTGGCAGCATTTTCTTAAAAATCGCCGGAAAATTATTGACAAACGGCAGCTCAAAGGACTTGCCGGGGAACTGTTGTTTTTAAAGAATTATTTATTGGTGCGGGACAGTGCCGAAGCGGCACTTTCTTTTTGGAAAGCTCCGCTTCAGTCGGTACATGATTTTGAGTTCGATAACTTTTCAGTTGAAGTAAAGACAAAATCATCGGTAAACAGTATCTATATCTCTTCATACGAGCAGCTTTTTAGTGAACTGGATTATCTGCTTCTGTATGTTGCCACACTGAATGACAGCACATCAAGAACACCCAAAGCATTCAACATCTATACATTGATTGATGAGATAAAAGCCGTAATCTCCGATACTGTTTTGGAGGAAAGGTTTGAAAACCTTTTAATGCAATATGGCTTTGTGGGACTGGAGGAATACAGAGACTACTGGTTTTTATTTGTCTCAGATGAGTTTTATGAAGTGGAAGAAGATTTTCCAAGGATAACGGATCTTCCGGAAGGAATTGAAAATCTTACATACCGGGTCAACTTGGAAAAATGTAAAGCCTTCAAGGCGGATATTAAACTTTTAGAGAAAGCGGGGATACGAAATGAATACAGTTGAAGAATTCTACAATGATCTTATGCAGCAGATATATGCATCTGCCGATGCCGAGGAAGACTACAAAGTAAGTCAGTTTTTTGACAATTCCATGGAGTATCTTATGGAGGACGGTACAGTTCAGGACTATACCTATCTTCCGTATAAAAAATCAGGTTCGGGAATGCGTGTAGACGGCTATGAACTGATAGAAGACAGAGAGATCCTGAATTTATTTATCTGTGACTATGAGGAAAGTGATGCCCCTGTTACCCTGACAAGAACGGATATTGATCTGAATGTTAAACGAGTTATCAAGTTTTTCAAACAGTCTGTTGAAAAAGAACTGTACCGGGACTTGGAAGAGACCAGACCAGGATATGCCATGTCAAGATTTCTATATGAGAACCAGAGCCGGTTTCATACGGTGAATATTGTTCTTGTAAGTAACAAGCTTCTGAGTGGACGGGTTAAAGAACTTCCTTCGCATAAACTGGAAAGCTACAATGTATCTTATGATATCTGGGATATCGGACGATTTTATGAGATTGAAACATCAAAAAACAAGAAAGAAACACTTATTATTAATCTCAAGGAAGATTTTAAAGCAACAATACCTTCTCTCCCAGCACATATAAAGGCATCTCCCTATCCATCATATCTTTCTGTGGTAAGTGGTGAGCTTCTTGCAGATCTTTATGAAGAGTATGGGTCAAAACTCCTTGAATCCAATGTGAGGAGTTTCTTGCAGTTTAGAGGCAATATAAACAAAGGAATTAGAAAGACATTAAATAATGTAAAAGAGTATGGACCAAAAAGCATGTTTTTTGCTTATAATAATGGAATTACTGCAACTGCGGAAGAGATAGAGTTAAATAGTGATAATGAAATTATAAAAATTAGAAACTTTCAAATTGTAAATGGAGGACAAACTACAGCATCATTATATAATACAAGGAAAGTAGACAAAGTTGACTTATCTGATATTTTTGTTCAAATGAAATTGACAGTTATCAATGATGAAAAAATCAATGACATTGTTCCCAATATTGCAAAGTTTGCCAATACTCAGAATAAAGTCAGTGATGCAGATTTTTTTTCCAATGATATTTATCATATCCGTATGGAAGAGAAATCTAGGAGAATATGGGCTCCTGCAAAAGAAGGAGAACTTAAAGGAACCAAATGGTTTTATGAGCGGGCAAGAGGACAGTATCTTGAAGTACAGTCCAAACTGACAGAAGCCAAGAAAAGAGAGTTCAAAACTATACATCCAAAATCCCAGATGTTCACCAAAACAGACTTGGCAAAATATCTTATGGTATGGGAAAACAAACCCCAGATTGTCAGTCGGGGAGCACAGAAAAACTTTAAAGCATTCGGAGAGATTATTGTCCCAAGATGGAACAAGAATGACAAAGAGTTTAATGATCTCTATTTTATGCATACAGTAGCCAAAATTATTATCTTTAAAGCATGTGACTATATGGTTTACCGTGAACCATGGTATGGAGGCTACAAAGCCAATATTGTAGCCTATACACTCTCTACTCTGTCATACCTGCTTGAAAAAGAGAAAAAAAGTATAGATTTTACTGTCATATGGAAAAGGCAGGAGATTCCGGCTTATTTCCTGAGAGAACTGCAGCATATCAGTAAGTTTATCAACCAGTATATTATTGATACGCCGGAAAATTTTACCAATGTATCAGAATGGTGTAAAAAAGACAGCTGCTGGACGAACCTAAAGGAGATTCTGGACAGTACAGAACAGTTGACACTTTCAGAAGAGTTTCTTAAGCATATGGTAACACTTGAAGAGGTCAAGTATGAGGAGATGGAAGCCAAAAAAGAGCAGCAGATAGACAATTCAATGGAGCTTTTAAAGAAGATGTTTAAACTGCCCATGGATACTTGGACAGAAATGATACAATGGGGTCAGGAAAAAAACATATTGTCACAGACACAGATAGATTTTTTAAATTTGATTCCTTTGGGAAAGTATCCATCGGACAAGCAGTCTAAAAAGATACTGGAGACGATTATGTATCTGGAAGATGAAGGGATGAAGAGTGTATGGGAATAAGATGATTAGTGTATATTTTGAATAGTTATTTCCAGCTTGAGCTATAAAAGTTTTTCAATCTTCTTTGCAATCTGCTCAGACATCAAAGGAGGAACTGCATTACCAATCTGCGTAAAAATGGCTGTTCTCGGTCCTTCAAAATAAAAGTCATCCGGGAAAGATTGAATCCTGGCCGCCTCTCTTACTGACAAAGATCGTGCCTGTTTTTCATCTGGATGGATGAAGTAATGACCATCCTTTGCAATATGTGCTACCATAGTTTGACAGGTAGATTTGTTCGATTTAATTACATTAAAGCGATCCAGAAATGACTTGGTATTCTTATGATTGATTAATCTTTTTGGCAGGTCAGAATATTTTAATTTATGATTTTCCTGATTCCATTTATTAATAACAATTTTATATATTTCTCTATCTCTATCATTGTGTGGTCTGGCTATATGGTGTGTTAAAATATTAAAACTGTCTTCTCGAATACCACTTTTTTTCAGATACTCAGATGGTGATTTACTATAAGCTCCTTTACCATTTTTTGCTTGTCCTGGTTTAATTGGAGGAAGATCATGAAGAAGATCACCAACTATGGCTCCATCAAAGGGATTGACTCCTTGTTTAGGTGCGAATTTTGCCATATTCAATTTACAATTTTTTCTGCAGCCGATGATTAAAAATCTTTTTCTGTTTTGCAAAACACCATATTCTGCTGCATTATGAATTTCAGGTTCTGGAACATCATATTCTTTGCGAAGAGCCTTCATGAGCATCTCATAGTATTTTCCACCTCCAGCATTTTTTAGTCCCGGAACATTTTCAAATACAAATATTTTTGGTTTGAATTTATGAAGAAAATCAATATAAAACTCAAAAAGATAATTTCTATGATCATTATGAACTTTTTCGCCCATTCTTGAACGACCAATGAGTGAATACGCCTGGCAAGGGGGACCACCTATCAATACATCAATATTTTGATATCTGTTTTCATCCATATTTGTATGAATCTGCTTTACAATATCAGAATACGTATCTTTGCCGATGGCTTTGTGAATAACTTCAGATTTCTCGATTGAACCACTTTTTGACCATAATTCATCACGTGTTACTTTGCCAAGAAGATAATCACAGTAAAGATCCAAATTGTCACTTTTTTTCAAAGCCCAATATGCAGCACGTGTTTTCAGCGTTTCGCATGCATATTTATCGGCCTCAACATGTGCAGCAAATTTTGCCCCAGCTCTCCAGAAGCCTTCACTGAGACCACCTGCACCGGAAAATAGATCTAAAACTACCATAATTCTCTTTTTGATTTGTTGTGATGGATTATACCAGGACAAATCTTTTATCTACTTGGTTAAAATATTTATAGTAGAAATTACTTTTTCAACACATGTGTCTATTCCTTTTTCAATTTCTTCTCCCCAAAATCGGATCACTGTCCATCCCTGAGCTTTAAGTTCTTTGTTTACTTTTTTATCGCGTTCAATATTTGATTTTATCTTGTTAACCCAGAACTCTGTGTTGGTTTTGGGAATATATTTCCCTTCCATCAGATATTTCCCATGCCAGTATTCACTATCACAAAAAACTGCTATTTTTTTGCCTTTGAAACATATATCGGGTTTGCCATAAACATCTTTACAGGTTTTTCTATATCGTATCCCTTTGGCCCATAATGCTTTACGCAACTTTATTTCTATTGAAGTGTCTTTTCCTTTTATTCTTGACATATTTTCGGATCTGGTCATAGGTTGTTTCTTCTTCATTCTCTCATTTTATCCAAATATGAGTTATGTTTTTATCGTAGAGGAAAATTTAAATCTGATATAATGAGTTTAAAACTAAACACTATGCATCAAAATAAACGAAATATGATATTGGATACATAAAAATGGCACAAAAAGACTGGGAAGAAGTACAAAAAATCATTGAAAATAAATCACCAGGATTTCTTGAAAAATTCCTAACTTCAGATGAAATATTTTTGCCCAATAATTCCTTACCCAACTCGTTTAATGTAGACCGTTCAAACTTCAGTGCTTCCGATCTTGGAAAAGATAAGCCGGGACAATGGATTCCCGTATATTACCTCAAAGATATCTCAGAATATTTTAGAGAAAACAACATTGTACCGGTCAGAGCCGGGCCAGCTGAATTCTTTTTTTACAAGGGAGTGGTGTTTTTTGATCTGGAGAGTATTGTTTTTGAAAATATAGATACAGAGAAAATTGCTCCTATTGAAAGCTATATTCCTGTTACGCTCAAGGCAAAATTTCAAAGAAATGAAAATGCCTACTTGAACAAAGCTGTTGCACTTGGGTACATTAACCATTTTGTGGATGACGGTGAACTGTCAGTCTTCGAAAAAGAGATTGAAACAGGAAACCGTAAACGATTGCTTTATGGCCAATTTGGAAAAATAAAGCTTACCGACCCTTTGCAGTTTAAAACCACCATAGGCAGTAAAACTGTCAATCCCGGATTTCAGTTCGAAATAGACCTTGTTCTTGAAAATAAGGATGAGATCATCATCTTTGAAGCAAAAACAGGAGGCAGACCATTTAAAAACTTCTCTCTTCTCCAGCTCTACTACCCTTTGATCTACCTCCGCTCGATCATCAAAGAACCCAAACCCATTAGAACCATCTTCATTGACATTACCACTGTGAATGACAGTGAAACCTACCGCCTGCTGGAAGTTCGTTTCAACAATGATATGTTTGATGAGGTTGAAGTGTCTGCTGCCTGTGAATATAAGCATAGAACAGAATGATCATTAAAAGTATGGCAAATTGCCATATTTTTTATCTACAGTCAAAATATATGATATTGTAACCTATGCAGCAGATCAGGAAAATATATGGGACTTAATAATAAATTAAAAGAATCAATGTTATCATCTGATGATAACTAAAGGAAGATGGTGAGTGATCTGGAGAACTTACTGAACCTTAATGGTGAAACATTTCCTATGGATAATGGTTACTGGGTTAAATTTGAAGTTTGGAGAGTTGAGGTGAGCAAAAGTGTGCCTCATGGCATCAGATATTCTTTGACCTTGCATGATAAGCACAATCATAGAGTTATAGGTTATGACAATGCA
The window above is part of the Sulfurovum riftiae genome. Proteins encoded here:
- a CDS encoding PD-(D/E)XK motif protein → MKNDPWSNINPSATDNRLSGILADKSNILEFYWAKDTFGNLLFVLSAPSEIIPNAKIPKLQGIDIAIGKYGRNNQLIFSLESKEYKDIFYTLCMDLISSTKVLHDEEYAVNTVLYRLDKWQHFLKNRRKIIDKRQLKGLAGELLFLKNYLLVRDSAEAALSFWKAPLQSVHDFEFDNFSVEVKTKSSVNSIYISSYEQLFSELDYLLLYVATLNDSTSRTPKAFNIYTLIDEIKAVISDTVLEERFENLLMQYGFVGLEEYRDYWFLFVSDEFYEVEEDFPRITDLPEGIENLTYRVNLEKCKAFKADIKLLEKAGIRNEYS
- a CDS encoding AIPR family protein; this translates as MNTVEEFYNDLMQQIYASADAEEDYKVSQFFDNSMEYLMEDGTVQDYTYLPYKKSGSGMRVDGYELIEDREILNLFICDYEESDAPVTLTRTDIDLNVKRVIKFFKQSVEKELYRDLEETRPGYAMSRFLYENQSRFHTVNIVLVSNKLLSGRVKELPSHKLESYNVSYDIWDIGRFYEIETSKNKKETLIINLKEDFKATIPSLPAHIKASPYPSYLSVVSGELLADLYEEYGSKLLESNVRSFLQFRGNINKGIRKTLNNVKEYGPKSMFFAYNNGITATAEEIELNSDNEIIKIRNFQIVNGGQTTASLYNTRKVDKVDLSDIFVQMKLTVINDEKINDIVPNIAKFANTQNKVSDADFFSNDIYHIRMEEKSRRIWAPAKEGELKGTKWFYERARGQYLEVQSKLTEAKKREFKTIHPKSQMFTKTDLAKYLMVWENKPQIVSRGAQKNFKAFGEIIVPRWNKNDKEFNDLYFMHTVAKIIIFKACDYMVYREPWYGGYKANIVAYTLSTLSYLLEKEKKSIDFTVIWKRQEIPAYFLRELQHISKFINQYIIDTPENFTNVSEWCKKDSCWTNLKEILDSTEQLTLSEEFLKHMVTLEEVKYEEMEAKKEQQIDNSMELLKKMFKLPMDTWTEMIQWGQEKNILSQTQIDFLNLIPLGKYPSDKQSKKILETIMYLEDEGMKSVWE
- a CDS encoding DNA cytosine methyltransferase: MVVLDLFSGAGGLSEGFWRAGAKFAAHVEADKYACETLKTRAAYWALKKSDNLDLYCDYLLGKVTRDELWSKSGSIEKSEVIHKAIGKDTYSDIVKQIHTNMDENRYQNIDVLIGGPPCQAYSLIGRSRMGEKVHNDHRNYLFEFYIDFLHKFKPKIFVFENVPGLKNAGGGKYYEMLMKALRKEYDVPEPEIHNAAEYGVLQNRKRFLIIGCRKNCKLNMAKFAPKQGVNPFDGAIVGDLLHDLPPIKPGQAKNGKGAYSKSPSEYLKKSGIREDSFNILTHHIARPHNDRDREIYKIVINKWNQENHKLKYSDLPKRLINHKNTKSFLDRFNVIKSNKSTCQTMVAHIAKDGHYFIHPDEKQARSLSVREAARIQSFPDDFYFEGPRTAIFTQIGNAVPPLMSEQIAKKIEKLL
- a CDS encoding very short patch repair endonuclease, yielding MKKKQPMTRSENMSRIKGKDTSIEIKLRKALWAKGIRYRKTCKDVYGKPDICFKGKKIAVFCDSEYWHGKYLMEGKYIPKTNTEFWVNKIKSNIERDKKVNKELKAQGWTVIRFWGEEIEKGIDTCVEKVISTINILTK
- a CDS encoding DUF6997 domain-containing protein — its product is MAQKDWEEVQKIIENKSPGFLEKFLTSDEIFLPNNSLPNSFNVDRSNFSASDLGKDKPGQWIPVYYLKDISEYFRENNIVPVRAGPAEFFFYKGVVFFDLESIVFENIDTEKIAPIESYIPVTLKAKFQRNENAYLNKAVALGYINHFVDDGELSVFEKEIETGNRKRLLYGQFGKIKLTDPLQFKTTIGSKTVNPGFQFEIDLVLENKDEIIIFEAKTGGRPFKNFSLLQLYYPLIYLRSIIKEPKPIRTIFIDITTVNDSETYRLLEVRFNNDMFDEVEVSAACEYKHRTE
- a CDS encoding toxin-antitoxin system TumE family protein — protein: MSDLENLLNLNGETFPMDNGYWVKFEVWRVEVSKSVPHGIRYSLTLHDKHNHRVIGYDNAHSFSSKKKYGAKKETYDHIHKQMDIMPYEFESASQLLEDFWKSAEYYMENNR